The sequence CAATACAATCGTTGGTAGGGTCAAAGTCGATCCAACCCAGGTTGGTGCAGTAAACGGAAACCCAGGCGTGGGAGGCATCGGCACCAAGAACTTTCTCTTGCCCCGGCGGAGGGTCGGTTTCTAGATAGCCGCTTACATATCGTGCGGGCAGTCCGTAATTGCGTAAGCATGCAATCATAAGGTGAGAAAAGTCTTGGCAGACTCCGCGTTTGCTTTCGAATACTTCTTCAATAGGAGTAGAAACAGTAGTGGCGGTGGAATCAAAGGTAAATTCGTCGTAGATTTTTTGGGTGAGTAAAAGTGCTAGTTCGTGGATAGGTAGTTTATTCTTGAAAAGTTTTTTGCCCCATTCTCTTAAACATTCTTGGTAGGGCACATAAGCCGAAGGATAGCAGAAATTAAGGGCGTGAAGGTGTTCTTCAGATGGTTGATTTTGCAGAGTAGAAGGAACCAGATTCCATGCTGTAGAGGTGCTTAGAAGTGAGTCTGGTTGCGGGTTAATGTCGATGGTATGACTGAGGTCTATTTTGAGTTCAGAGTGCGCTTCGTTTAAGGTAAAGGCGGTGACTGAGTTGCCAAAGTAGTCAAAGGTGTTTTCCTGAAAACCTGGGGTTGGGCTAATAGTGACTTGCGATGAAGTAACGCTTTGATGGCTGAGCTCACGGGGAATGAGGTGGGTGGCATGATCTGAATAAACTACGGGTTCAGAGTAGCTGTAATGGGTGTGATGATCAACTCGGTAGCGCATAGGAATGGGTAAGCCAGAAGATGCCTATTTTATGAATCCATTTCTAGTAAAAACCTTCAGAACATCTGCCTGGATTTCTTTGATATGGGCAAATCTGTCTGCGTTGCAGAGCATGTCTTCAGGCGTTTGTATAGAGGCAGACTCCTCTAGTTCATTCCCACAATGATCTACTAAAGCTTTTGCGGATTCATAGGTAGTTTCCAAATGGAATTGTAAGGCGAGCACTCTGTCTTGGTAAATAAAGCCTTGGTTAGCACAGGCATGACTCTGGGCGAGGTGGGAAGCACCTCCAGGAATCTCAAAAGTATCTTCATGCCAGTGAAAAACATGGGCCTTATCGGGAAAGCTATTTGTCAAGGGAGTCTTTTCCAGTTCTGCCGCTTTTGTGATTTCAAACCAACCGATTTCTTTATGTGGATTTTTCTTAACTGTAGCTCCAAGGACGTTGGCAATCAGCTGGGCCCCCAGGCAAATGCCAAGCATGGGCTTTCCATCGCTCATGTTTTTTTCAATGAAGCGTTTTTCTTCAACGAGCCACGGATATCTTTTTTCATCATAAATTCCCATGGGCCCACCCATAATGATGAGGAAATCAAACGCACTACTAGCAGGCAGCGCTGCGGAATCAAATAGAGGGCTATGGGTGATTTGGTGGCCATTCGCTCTTAACCACGGTTCCATACTTCCCAGGCCTTCGAAAGGAACATGTTGTAAGTAGTGAACACGCATATTCAAAGGGGCCTGTAGAATCTAAAGGTTATTGGAGGAATTCGTCATCATCGTAAATATCACCGAGTCCATTAAGAGGATTCATAGAATCTAGATATGCGATCAAAGTATCTGAGAGATTTTCAATAGTTTCGGATATTGTTTTTCTATCTTGAATATCCTTCGTTTCAGCTAGTTGATCAATACTCCTTTCAATAGATGCTTTGAGTCCTTCAATAATTTTTTCAGTCATGGTGTTAGCACCCTATAGATCAATGGGTAAAATGCAACCCATCTCAGTCCGGCTCAACTGTTCTGAAAAGGCCAAATAATAGGAATGAGCAAGGTCGCGGTTACCCAAAAAAGAATACTCAGAGGCAGCCCGAACTTTGTAAAATCCGTGAAACGATATCCCCCGGCACCATAAATCATGGTATTGGTTTGATAACCGATAGGAGTCAGGAATGAAGCCGAAGCAGCGATCATAACCGCGATAACAAAAGTGCGGGGGTCCAGTCCCAAAGCTAACGAGCTGTTGATGGCAATAGGTGCCATAATGATGGCGGCTGCGCTATTGGAAATGACTTCCGTAAGTAAGTTGGTAATCAGATAGAAGCAGCCAAGGGCCACATAAGGCAGAAATTGATTGTCAGCGAGTGTTTTGATAATGTCTACAAATGAGCCGGCGACCAGGTTGGCCGCACCTGATTTTTCCATAGCAAGACCTATCCCTAGCATACCATAGATGAGAAAAAGCACTCCCCAATCAATTGATTTGTAAGCGTCATCTGGTTGAAGGCATTTAGTCCATAGGACGACGAGGCATCCAAGAATAGCGGATACGTGTATAGAGATCCCATTATCAATTGCAGCCACGATGACGACTGCTGCCATAGTTGCCCAAACAATCCAGGCCTTATCTTTATTGGCGACTTCGGGTATTTGATCTTCGAGAAGCATGAGGTCTCCCATATTTCTGAGCTGGGCAAAAGTTGTGGTAGGTCCAAGCATTAAGATGGTGTCACCAAATTGCAGACGCTCGTCGAGAAAGTTTTTGGAGAGATTTTTTCCTTGTCGGTGAATAGCTAGTATAAGCATGCCATAGGTTTGCCGGAAACGAATTTCGCGGATGCTTTTACCCATCAGGCTGGAGTGAGGGGCAATGATTCCCTCTATAATAGAACCTTCTATGACAGAAAGTGTTTGAACACCCAGCTCTTCAGAGAGTTCTGAGGAAAGCTCCCGGTCTTTTTTTTCAGGATCTTCGGATGATACGATGTACTTCTCAGATGCAGAAAAAAGGATTCGGTCGTAGGGGCGAATGATTACTTCATTCAAAGGTAGTGTCAAACGAGTGCCATGCCTTCTGATTTCAATAATCCGGAAAAGAGTAGCGTTCTGAGCGAGCTTCGTTTCGGTCAAACGGATGCCAATAAGAGGGGAGTTAGGTTGAATCAGGGCATGACATAAAAAAGTTTTGCGTTCTTCGGGGCTCAGCACCGAGGTAACATTTTGCCGCGAGGGCAGTAATTTAGGTCCGAAAATAATGACATAGGCCATGCCAATGAGTAGTAAAGGCAGGCCTATCTTAGTGATTTCAAAAAAGCCAATCTTCCCGAAGTTGTAAGCCGGCGAAGTAAAAATATCAGATACAATCAAGTTGGTGGAGGTGCCAATAAGTGTGCAGGCTCCTCCCATGATAGCTGCGTAGGAAAGGGGGATGAGGAGCTTTGAAGGAGCAACCTGCTGTGTTCGAGCCAAACTTAAAAGAACCGGGATGAAAATGGCCACAATTGGGGTGTTATTCACAAATGCCGAGGCCAGTGCAACAAATACGGTCACACATAGTAGCAAAAAGATTTGATTCGAGCTCAGATGCTTTGTCAGTAGACGAGTGATGCCATTAATGGCACCGGTCTGTTGAAGAGCTCCGCTCAAGATAAACATGGCAGCAATTGTGATAGGGGCTTTGCTGCTAAAAACCGAAAAAGCGTCTTCGGGATTAAGTAATTTTAGAGTTGGGTTAATGGCACTGAATACAAGCAAGAATCCAAATGCACTCATGGCAATGATCTCCGGAGGAGCCCATTCTTTGAAAAAGGCTACCAGCACGATGGCAAGTAGAATGAGGACGATGATTATTTCAAAAGTCATAGGATTAGAGATGACAAAAAAGCGTTATTTTGCCGCGGCATCCTGTATAGTTTGCTCCAGTCCGCCGGTGATCGCAAAGAACAAAACGGACAGAATAGGCGTCAGCACTAAGCATAAGAGGAATAGAAAAATAAGGATTTTCTGATTTCTGGGTGAAGTTTGGGCTTTCATTTATACATGTCTCACCTTAACAAATAGGCAAGAATCACCAAGGAAGCAAGATCAGGTATGAAGAGAAATGGAAAGCGAATTGTTGTTAAAATTGGAAGCCGTCTTTTGACTTCAAACCAGGGAGGAGTGAATCATGAGATGATCAGCTCCTTAGCTAGGCAAATTTCCAAGCTAAAGAAACGGGGGTATGAGGTGATGTTGGTCTCATCTGGCGCGATTGCCGCCGGCATGGGTGTTTTAGGAAAAACCAAGCGTCCGCAAGGGCTTGCTGATTTACAAGTTTGCGCCAGTATAGGTCAGCCCGTGTTGATGGGGGCTTACCAAGAAGTGTTCGCGCAATTCGGTCTTTGTAGTGCACAGATTTTGGTGACATCCTGGGATCTAGATAGCAGATCTCTCTATAAAAATGCTAGAGCCACCGTGGAAGCACTCCTGGGTCTGGGGAATTGTGTGCCCATATTCAATGAGAATGACGCACTTTCGTTTGAGGAAATTGCCATGCTCAACCGCTTTGGTGATAACGATATGTTGAGTGCGCAAGTTGCTTTGTTAGCCGAGGCTTCGTCTTTGATTATCCTTACGAGTGTCGATGGATTGCGAACCAATTCCAAGGGCGGGCGCCTTATTTATGAAGTTAATAAGATTGATAAACGGATCGAGAGCTACGCTGGGGGCGCCGAAAGTGAGCTTTCTGTTGGGGGAATGGCTTCAAAATTAAATACCGCCAAGTTAATGATGAAGGAAGGAATTCCTATGCATATTGTAGATGGCCGTATCAATGGTATTATTGGAGATGTTTTAAAAGGTCATAAGGTAGGGACACTGTTTGTCACTAAAACCTCCGGAAATAGAAAAAAAGTCAATGCCAAGTAAGCAGGATCAACTCAAAAAGCATCTCAAAGATATTGCGGTTAAAGCCAAAGAGGCTTCACGTAGCTTGGCAGATGCCGGCACGGATCAAAAAAATAAATTGCTCCAGGAAATCGCAAACAAGCTGGAGTCTAAAGAATCGCGGCAAGCAATTGCTGAGGCCAATGCCAAGGACCTAGAGCTAGGAGAAAAAGCAAAACTTTCCCATGCATTGCTTGATAGGCTAGAACTCAATAAGAAGCGCATGACATCTATGGTCCAAGGAGTTCAGCGCTTGATTGAGCTACCCGACCCAGTGGGTGAGGTAATCAAGGGATGGGAACAGAGTCAAGGAGTTCAATTGCAAAAAGTCCGAGTCCCCATTGGAGTGATTGGGATTATATTTGAGTCACGTCCCAATGTTACCGTTGATGCTTCCACCCTATGCTTGAAGACAGGTAATGTGACGATTCTTCGCGGAGGGAAAGAAGCTTTTTATTCAAATCAGGCCCTGGGTAAATTGATTGGCGAGGCGGCCAAAGCATGTGGTTTCCCTCAAGAAGTGGTAACGGTCTTACCGACCACTGATCGAGAAGCAGTTCCTATTTTGTGTGAGATGCATGAGCAAATTGATTTGATGATACCTCGCGGTGGACATGGGCTAATCAAAAAAGTAGTCGAACACTCGCGGATGCCAGTCATCAAGCACTATGATGGTATTTGCCATGTCTATGTTCACCAAGATGCTGTTCTCAAAATGGCCAGAGAGATTGTCTTGAATGCCAAACTTCAGAGACCCGGGGTTTGTAATGCCATGGAGACACTACTAATCGATGCCACCGTAGCTAAAAAGCTCGGCAAGAAGCTGATCGATGCCTTGTTGGAGAAGGGGGTGGAACTTTTTGCTGATCGTCAGACTAATAAGGCATTGGAAACGAAGTTTAAAGCGCCATCTAGTTGGTCTACCGAATACCTGGATCTCAAAGCCGGCCTAAGAGTAGTAGAGGGCTTAGATCAGGCGATAGCGCATATTGAAAAATATGGCTCCCATCATTCGGATACAATCGTGACAGAAAATGAGCAGGCAGCAGAAACCTTCCTGCAAAAAGTCGATTCTGCTGCCGTTTACTGGAATGTCTCAACACGTTTTACGGATGGTGCGGCCTTTGGCTTTGGAGCAGAGATTGGTATTAGTACCGATAAGATCCATGCCCGCGGTCCCATGGCTTTGGAGGAGCTCACTTCTTATAAATATGTAGGTAGAGGGAAGGGACAGATTATTAAATCCGGATGATGGTTACGAGGCTTTGTATCGCCACAAAAACTTAGGCAATCATGTTCTTACGAATGAGGCGATCGAGATGCTTGACAAGCTTAAGCATTCAAGTAACCTAATAAAACTCTTATCAAGAGCAGCAGAGGGACTGGCCCATTGAAGCTGCGGCAACCGGAATCTGCAAAGATTCGTCCAGGTGCTAAACCCAGCCATGAGTAACCATGGAAGGATGAGGGAGATAAAAGCCTTAAAGCTTTTTTAAATCCCTTACACTTCTCCATGTATCTTGATAGGAGCAACAGGAAGAAAGATTATGGCAGAAGAATTTTTTAGTAATTTAAAATGTAGGGAGTGTGGAAGGCTCTATCCTAAAAAAGCGATTCATGTCTGTGAATTCGATTTTGGACCTTTGGAGGCAGCATATGATTATGACAAAATCAAAGATGCAATCTCCCGCAAGAAGATTGAAAGCCGTCCGCAGTCTATGTGGCGGTATCGTGAACTTTTCCCCATTGACGAAGACCCAACGGTAGGTTTGCAAGTTGGCTTTACGCCTCTCGTTAAAGCTGACCGTCTTGCGAAGGCTTTAGGTGTTAAAGAACTCTATGTGAAGAACGATGCAGTCAATTACCCGACGCTAAGTTTTAAAGATCGTGTCGTATCGGTTGCTTTATCTCGGGCAAAGGAACTTGGATTTGAAACCGTAGCTTGCGCGTCTACGGGAAACTTGGCGAACTCAGTGGCGGCCAACGCGGCTTCGGCAGGCTTGCCAAGCTACGTGCTTATTCCTGCAGATTTAGAGCAGGGCAAAGTTCTCAATAGCTTAGTTTATGGAACCCATGTGATTGGAATTCATGGTCCATATGACCAGGTGAACCGTCTATGTTCTGAGATTGCAGGAAAATACGGTTGGGGGTTCGTAAATGTCAATCTGCGTCCTTACTACGCTGAGGGTTCTAAATCAATGGGCTTTGAGATTATTGAGCAAATGGGTTGGCAGATTCCCGCTCATACTGTAGTGCCTATGGCCAGTGGATCTCTTCTCACCAAGATTCATAAGGCCTACCAAGAGGCAGTGAAAGTAGGATTGGTGGAGGAAAGCAAATTTTTCGTTCATGGTGCTCAGGCCACGGGGTGTGGGCCAATCAGTGAAGCACATAAAAATGGCAGTGATTTGATTAAGCCGGTGCAAAAGCCTGACACCATTGCTAAGTCATTGGCCATAGGAACTCCTGCTGATGGTTATTACGCCGTCCGCGTCATGCGGGAAACGGAAGGTTCCGCTGAAGCAGCTACAGATCAGGAGATTATTGACGCCATCAAGCTACTTTCAGAAACCGAGGGAATATTTGCCGAGACGGCAGGAGGCGTAACACTGGCTTGCGCGCAAAAGTTAATTGCCTCGGGCAAGTTGCCCAAGAATGAGCCTATTGTGCTCTGTATTACAGGTAACGGTTTGAAAACGGCAGAGGCGGTTGCTGACCATATTGGCGCTCCACGTTGTATTAACCCAAGTTTGAAAGAGTTTGATGCTATGTTGTCAACAAGTGGTGAACTCGTTAACTCTAATTAAAAGTAAGGATTCATATGGCTATTGAAGTAAGTATTCCAACCCCTTTAAGGACATTAACAGATAATCAAGATACGGTAGAAATTGAGGCGGCCAATATTGACGCTTTAATTGAAAGCCTCGAAAGCAAGCACCCAGGTATGAAGGAACGCTTGCTTGACGAGCAGGGAACGATTCGTCGTTTTGTAAATATTTATGTGAACGGTGAGGACGTTCGCTTCTTGGAAGACCTCAAAACACCTCTCAAAGAATCAGACGAGGTCAGTATTGTTCCCGCTATTGCCGGAGGGTAAACAGCCTATCTGTGTGCTGAGGAAGTGATGGAGTAATGGCCGATCAATCTGCGCTTTTACAAAAAGTCAGAGAACTTCCCCATAAACCAGGTGTCTATCTTTATCGCGACCGTATAGGTCGCGTGGTCTATGTTGGTAAAGCAAAGGACTTGCACAAACGTGTCAGTCAGTACTTTCACCCATCCAAAAGAACTAAAGCAGACAGAAAAACAAGGGCTCTAGTAGACAGTATTTGCGATCTAGAAGTCCATGTTGTTCGTAGCGAGCCGGAAGCGATTCTCCTAGAAGGGCGCTTGATTAAGGAATATCGCCCCAAGTACAACATTACCTTTCGCGATGATAAGCGCTTTCTTCTCGTAAAGGTGAGTTTGAAAGATCCTTATCCGCGCTTCCAATTAACGCGCCTCAAGAAAGATGATGGAGCGCGTTATTTTGGCCCATTTGCCCACAGTGGCGCTCTGAGAGCGACACTGGATATGATGCGTCGTCGCTTCTCATTGCGGAATTGCCGTCCTCGCACGCCCAATGATAAAGATTACAAGCATTGTCATGATGATGTGATTCGAAATTGCTCGGCGCCTTGTATTGGCAAGGTGTCTCAACAAGAATATTTGAAACAAGTTGAGGAGGCTTGTTCTTTTTTGGAAGGGAAGTCAGGAGAGATTTTAGAAGCACTGGAGCAGGATATGAAACGGGCAGCAGCTCGTATGGAATTCGAAAAAGCTGCTGATTTGCGTGACATGATCGAGAGTATTCGCAAAACAACCAAGCCTCAAAAACGGTTCTTGCGCCAGGTTCCTAGCACGGTTGTGCCAGAAAAGGATCTTGAGGAGTTGCGCAATGTCCTTGGCCTACAGGCAATTCCTGAAGTCATGGAATGTTTTGATATTTCCAATATCTCAGAAACTCATGTGGTGGCTTCCATGGTATGTTTTCGAAATGGCAGACCAGATAAATCAAATTATCGAAGATACCGTATCAAAGGAGTAGAGGGGCAGAATGATTTTGCCAGCATGGCG comes from Verrucomicrobiota bacterium and encodes:
- a CDS encoding transglutaminase family protein, coding for MRYRVDHHTHYSYSEPVVYSDHATHLIPRELSHQSVTSSQVTISPTPGFQENTFDYFGNSVTAFTLNEAHSELKIDLSHTIDINPQPDSLLSTSTAWNLVPSTLQNQPSEEHLHALNFCYPSAYVPYQECLREWGKKLFKNKLPIHELALLLTQKIYDEFTFDSTATTVSTPIEEVFESKRGVCQDFSHLMIACLRNYGLPARYVSGYLETDPPPGQEKVLGADASHAWVSVYCTNLGWIDFDPTNDCIAKDRYITLAWGRDYLDVSLIRGALTGGGNHTIKLAVDVTKIN
- a CDS encoding amidotransferase encodes the protein MRVHYLQHVPFEGLGSMEPWLRANGHQITHSPLFDSAALPASSAFDFLIIMGGPMGIYDEKRYPWLVEEKRFIEKNMSDGKPMLGICLGAQLIANVLGATVKKNPHKEIGWFEITKAAELEKTPLTNSFPDKAHVFHWHEDTFEIPGGASHLAQSHACANQGFIYQDRVLALQFHLETTYESAKALVDHCGNELEESASIQTPEDMLCNADRFAHIKEIQADVLKVFTRNGFIK
- a CDS encoding SLC13 family permease, translating into MTFEIIIVLILLAIVLVAFFKEWAPPEIIAMSAFGFLLVFSAINPTLKLLNPEDAFSVFSSKAPITIAAMFILSGALQQTGAINGITRLLTKHLSSNQIFLLLCVTVFVALASAFVNNTPIVAIFIPVLLSLARTQQVAPSKLLIPLSYAAIMGGACTLIGTSTNLIVSDIFTSPAYNFGKIGFFEITKIGLPLLLIGMAYVIIFGPKLLPSRQNVTSVLSPEERKTFLCHALIQPNSPLIGIRLTETKLAQNATLFRIIEIRRHGTRLTLPLNEVIIRPYDRILFSASEKYIVSSEDPEKKDRELSSELSEELGVQTLSVIEGSIIEGIIAPHSSLMGKSIREIRFRQTYGMLILAIHRQGKNLSKNFLDERLQFGDTILMLGPTTTFAQLRNMGDLMLLEDQIPEVANKDKAWIVWATMAAVVIVAAIDNGISIHVSAILGCLVVLWTKCLQPDDAYKSIDWGVLFLIYGMLGIGLAMEKSGAANLVAGSFVDIIKTLADNQFLPYVALGCFYLITNLLTEVISNSAAAIIMAPIAINSSLALGLDPRTFVIAVMIAASASFLTPIGYQTNTMIYGAGGYRFTDFTKFGLPLSILFWVTATLLIPIIWPFQNS
- the proB gene encoding glutamate 5-kinase; translated protein: MKRNGKRIVVKIGSRLLTSNQGGVNHEMISSLARQISKLKKRGYEVMLVSSGAIAAGMGVLGKTKRPQGLADLQVCASIGQPVLMGAYQEVFAQFGLCSAQILVTSWDLDSRSLYKNARATVEALLGLGNCVPIFNENDALSFEEIAMLNRFGDNDMLSAQVALLAEASSLIILTSVDGLRTNSKGGRLIYEVNKIDKRIESYAGGAESELSVGGMASKLNTAKLMMKEGIPMHIVDGRINGIIGDVLKGHKVGTLFVTKTSGNRKKVNAK
- a CDS encoding glutamate-5-semialdehyde dehydrogenase, translating into MPSKQDQLKKHLKDIAVKAKEASRSLADAGTDQKNKLLQEIANKLESKESRQAIAEANAKDLELGEKAKLSHALLDRLELNKKRMTSMVQGVQRLIELPDPVGEVIKGWEQSQGVQLQKVRVPIGVIGIIFESRPNVTVDASTLCLKTGNVTILRGGKEAFYSNQALGKLIGEAAKACGFPQEVVTVLPTTDREAVPILCEMHEQIDLMIPRGGHGLIKKVVEHSRMPVIKHYDGICHVYVHQDAVLKMAREIVLNAKLQRPGVCNAMETLLIDATVAKKLGKKLIDALLEKGVELFADRQTNKALETKFKAPSSWSTEYLDLKAGLRVVEGLDQAIAHIEKYGSHHSDTIVTENEQAAETFLQKVDSAAVYWNVSTRFTDGAAFGFGAEIGISTDKIHARGPMALEELTSYKYVGRGKGQIIKSG
- the thrC gene encoding threonine synthase, which produces MAEEFFSNLKCRECGRLYPKKAIHVCEFDFGPLEAAYDYDKIKDAISRKKIESRPQSMWRYRELFPIDEDPTVGLQVGFTPLVKADRLAKALGVKELYVKNDAVNYPTLSFKDRVVSVALSRAKELGFETVACASTGNLANSVAANAASAGLPSYVLIPADLEQGKVLNSLVYGTHVIGIHGPYDQVNRLCSEIAGKYGWGFVNVNLRPYYAEGSKSMGFEIIEQMGWQIPAHTVVPMASGSLLTKIHKAYQEAVKVGLVEESKFFVHGAQATGCGPISEAHKNGSDLIKPVQKPDTIAKSLAIGTPADGYYAVRVMRETEGSAEAATDQEIIDAIKLLSETEGIFAETAGGVTLACAQKLIASGKLPKNEPIVLCITGNGLKTAEAVADHIGAPRCINPSLKEFDAMLSTSGELVNSN
- a CDS encoding ubiquitin-like small modifier protein 1; this encodes MAIEVSIPTPLRTLTDNQDTVEIEAANIDALIESLESKHPGMKERLLDEQGTIRRFVNIYVNGEDVRFLEDLKTPLKESDEVSIVPAIAGG
- a CDS encoding excinuclease ABC subunit UvrC — protein: MADQSALLQKVRELPHKPGVYLYRDRIGRVVYVGKAKDLHKRVSQYFHPSKRTKADRKTRALVDSICDLEVHVVRSEPEAILLEGRLIKEYRPKYNITFRDDKRFLLVKVSLKDPYPRFQLTRLKKDDGARYFGPFAHSGALRATLDMMRRRFSLRNCRPRTPNDKDYKHCHDDVIRNCSAPCIGKVSQQEYLKQVEEACSFLEGKSGEILEALEQDMKRAAARMEFEKAADLRDMIESIRKTTKPQKRFLRQVPSTVVPEKDLEELRNVLGLQAIPEVMECFDISNISETHVVASMVCFRNGRPDKSNYRRYRIKGVEGQNDFASMAEVVRRRYKRVIKEGGKLPDLIVVDGGKGQLSSAVKELQALEVFEQPIIGLAKKREEIFRPLTPYPLVLSLESGAVRLLQRLRDEAHRFANGYHQLLLKKRMSESLLDDCPGISQKRKMELLKHFGSVDKIRRATVEQLAEVEGISEKLAEGIQIYFKELKLGKKDSGDEDQPEYILKI